One genomic window of Deltaproteobacteria bacterium includes the following:
- a CDS encoding protein nirF — MRGVQLPLFVSRLAPGARARARRRHLGAGPRLRARGPRDRRRGGERPGGAKLRRLARGLAAAALALVAGVAIAHASGVGSRVFVVERASGRLAVYDLDQRALLPGRIEGLGDLSHATMTFTPDLRSGFLATRGGKVTRIDLEKVAAAGEVLTSQNSIDNAISQDGRFLAVAEYVPGGLTILDARDLKVLAKHPAKYVRDGQTLESRVTGVVDAPGNRFVCVLIEAGEIWVVDASKPDFPIERRIPTPQAMPYDAMITPDGRHYLVGHLESPKVSVLDLAHPEAGVRVVDFGDPSFARGAPAKLPHMASWAVAGDRVFVPLVGEKRLAVLDRATLAFRSSLPVRGHPVYAVRSPTEREIWVSFSGEEDDAFVQVIDVESLAIKDTIRLGGRIYHMDFTPRGSHVLVTANRDNKLLLVNATTHQIEDVEELASPSGIFGVWRAFRIGL; from the coding sequence CTGCGGGGCGTGCAGCTACCGCTCTTTGTGTCGCGGCTCGCACCGGGAGCGCGCGCTCGCGCGCGACGGCGACATCTGGGCGCCGGACCCCGCCTGCGTGCTCGAGGACCACGAGATCGGCGTCGCGGAGGCGAGCGTCCGGGCGGCGCGAAATTGAGGCGGTTGGCGCGCGGGCTCGCCGCGGCTGCGCTCGCGCTCGTCGCAGGCGTGGCGATCGCGCACGCGTCCGGCGTCGGTTCGCGCGTGTTCGTGGTCGAGCGGGCCTCGGGGCGACTCGCCGTCTACGACCTGGACCAGCGCGCGCTCCTGCCCGGCCGCATCGAGGGGCTCGGCGACCTCAGTCACGCGACCATGACGTTCACTCCGGATCTGCGCTCAGGATTCCTCGCGACGCGAGGCGGAAAGGTGACGCGGATCGACCTCGAGAAGGTCGCCGCTGCCGGCGAGGTCCTGACCTCGCAGAACTCGATCGACAACGCGATCAGCCAGGATGGGCGATTCCTCGCCGTCGCCGAGTACGTGCCCGGCGGGCTCACCATACTCGACGCACGCGACCTGAAGGTGCTCGCAAAGCACCCGGCGAAGTACGTGCGCGACGGCCAGACGCTCGAGAGCCGGGTCACCGGCGTGGTGGACGCTCCCGGCAACCGCTTCGTCTGCGTTCTGATCGAGGCCGGGGAGATCTGGGTGGTCGACGCGTCCAAGCCGGACTTCCCGATCGAGCGCCGCATCCCGACGCCCCAGGCGATGCCCTACGACGCGATGATCACGCCCGACGGACGGCACTACCTGGTCGGGCACCTCGAGTCGCCGAAGGTCTCGGTGCTCGACCTCGCGCATCCCGAGGCCGGTGTGCGGGTGGTCGACTTCGGTGATCCGAGCTTCGCGCGCGGCGCGCCCGCGAAACTGCCGCACATGGCCTCCTGGGCGGTGGCCGGGGATCGCGTCTTCGTCCCGCTCGTCGGCGAGAAGCGACTCGCCGTGCTCGACCGAGCGACGCTCGCGTTCCGGAGCTCGCTCCCCGTGCGCGGGCACCCGGTCTACGCGGTGCGTTCGCCGACGGAGCGCGAGATCTGGGTCAGCTTCTCGGGCGAGGAGGACGACGCGTTCGTGCAGGTGATCGACGTCGAGTCACTCGCGATCAAGGACACGATTCGACTGGGAGGACGCATCTACCACATGGACTTCACGCCACGCGGATCGCACGTGTTGGTCACGGCGAACCGCGACAACAAACTCTTGCTCGTGAACGCGACCACGCACCAGATCGAGGACGTCGAGGAGCTCGCCTCGCCGTCGGGGATCTTCGGCGTCTGGCGCGCGTTCCGGATCGGACTCTAG
- a CDS encoding Lrp/AsnC family transcriptional regulator → MQHEVPFIEETFAAIAADLGFHEDEVLAELRALRESGLLREISAVLEGSALGYDSALVACAVPPADLARVVEVVSAHPTVTHNYLREHAYNLWFTIAVPEQMGLDATLRALAAAAGVDAFHALRRTATFKIGVNFDLESGTNQTDAQEIAAVAAFRPGKREQGIFRALQTPLPLESRPFDELARACGCSTGELLDFARSHLGGAIRRYVGTLRHRKAGVRANGMAVWNVADPDLQRIGRALAAAPEVSHCYARNAIPGFPYTLYSMLHAQTREACLAIASRLANEVAISDYTVLFSVEEYKKVRLRYFLPELDAWWEANRDALG, encoded by the coding sequence GTGCAGCACGAGGTGCCGTTCATCGAAGAGACGTTCGCCGCGATCGCCGCCGACCTGGGATTCCACGAGGACGAGGTGCTCGCCGAGCTCCGCGCGCTCCGGGAATCTGGGCTGCTGCGCGAGATCTCGGCGGTGCTCGAGGGCAGCGCGCTCGGCTACGACAGCGCGCTCGTGGCGTGTGCCGTGCCGCCGGCCGACCTCGCGCGCGTGGTCGAGGTCGTGAGCGCACACCCCACGGTCACGCACAACTACCTGCGCGAGCACGCCTACAACCTCTGGTTCACGATCGCCGTTCCCGAGCAGATGGGGCTCGACGCGACGCTGCGGGCGCTCGCAGCAGCGGCCGGGGTCGACGCCTTCCACGCGCTGCGGCGCACGGCGACGTTCAAGATCGGCGTGAACTTCGACCTCGAGAGCGGGACCAACCAGACCGACGCGCAGGAGATCGCCGCGGTCGCAGCCTTCCGACCCGGCAAGCGCGAGCAGGGGATCTTCCGCGCGCTCCAGACGCCGCTTCCGCTCGAGAGTCGCCCCTTCGACGAGCTCGCGCGCGCCTGCGGCTGCTCGACCGGGGAGCTGCTGGACTTCGCGCGCTCGCATCTCGGCGGCGCGATCCGCCGCTACGTCGGCACGCTGCGGCACCGCAAGGCGGGCGTGCGCGCGAACGGAATGGCGGTTTGGAACGTCGCCGACCCCGACCTGCAGCGGATCGGGAGGGCGCTGGCCGCAGCGCCCGAGGTGAGTCACTGCTACGCGCGAAACGCGATCCCGGGCTTTCCCTACACGCTGTACAGCATGCTTCACGCACAGACGCGCGAGGCCTGCCTGGCGATCGCTTCGCGACTCGCGAACGAGGTCGCGATCTCCGACTACACGGTTCTGTTCAGCGTCGAGGAGTACAAGAAGGTCCGGCTGCGCTACTTCCTGCCCGAGCTCGATGCTTGGTGGGAGGCGAATCGCGACGCGCTCGGTTGA
- a CDS encoding radical SAM protein, which produces MLPVSDLLEVARRSVSGADVGARAPARFAPAGDAPFVVVWNVGIHCNMSCPHCYAAATSQPSPHDLDTDEGLKLIEQMARAGVRVLILSGGEPLLRPDLFTLLSRAREVGLAPQLSTNGVLIDEPIARRLADGGVGYVGVSLDGLGSWNDSYRGLPGGFDRAVRGLGFARGAGMRTGVRMTLTRRNADQLDGVAEVALECGADRFYVSHLVDSGRGAKLVSDDLDRSEARSLLLGLFETAERWLDRGVATRVVTGSNDSDGPFLLRWIETRYGSESAAPVAKLLLERGGNSAGERILSVDHRGRVHPDQFWRAAVLGDVRTTPFAEILKHPLREQLRDRLAHLKGRCGACSYRSLCRGSHRERALARDGDIWAPDPACVLEDHEIGVAEASVRAARN; this is translated from the coding sequence ATGCTCCCCGTCAGCGATCTGCTCGAGGTTGCGCGCCGCTCCGTCTCGGGGGCGGACGTCGGAGCGCGCGCGCCCGCGCGCTTCGCGCCCGCCGGGGACGCGCCGTTCGTGGTGGTCTGGAACGTCGGAATCCACTGCAACATGAGCTGCCCGCACTGCTACGCCGCGGCGACGTCGCAGCCGTCGCCGCACGACCTGGACACGGACGAGGGACTGAAGCTGATCGAGCAGATGGCCCGCGCCGGAGTGCGCGTGTTGATCCTGAGCGGCGGCGAGCCGCTGCTGCGTCCGGACCTCTTCACGCTTCTGTCTCGCGCGCGCGAGGTCGGTCTCGCGCCGCAGCTCTCGACCAATGGCGTGCTGATCGACGAGCCGATCGCGCGGCGCCTCGCCGACGGCGGCGTCGGGTACGTGGGCGTGAGCCTCGACGGACTCGGAAGCTGGAACGATTCGTACCGCGGGCTTCCCGGTGGCTTCGATCGCGCCGTCCGCGGGCTCGGCTTCGCACGCGGCGCGGGGATGCGCACGGGGGTGCGCATGACGCTCACGCGGCGCAATGCCGATCAGCTCGACGGCGTGGCCGAGGTCGCGCTCGAGTGCGGCGCGGATCGCTTCTACGTCTCGCACCTGGTCGACTCGGGCCGCGGCGCGAAGCTCGTGTCCGACGACCTCGATCGCTCCGAGGCGCGATCGCTGCTTCTGGGTCTGTTCGAGACCGCGGAGCGCTGGCTCGATCGCGGCGTCGCCACGCGCGTGGTGACCGGGTCGAACGACTCCGACGGGCCGTTCCTGCTGCGCTGGATCGAGACGCGCTACGGCTCCGAATCCGCCGCGCCGGTAGCGAAGCTCCTGCTCGAGCGCGGCGGGAACTCCGCCGGCGAGCGCATCCTGTCGGTGGACCACCGCGGGCGCGTGCACCCCGACCAGTTCTGGCGCGCGGCAGTTCTCGGCGACGTGCGGACGACGCCGTTCGCGGAGATCCTGAAGCATCCACTCCGGGAGCAGCTCCGCGACCGACTCGCGCACCTGAAGGGCCGCTGCGGGGCGTGCAGCTACCGCTCTTTGTGTCGCGGCTCGCACCGGGAGCGCGCGCTCGCGCGCGACGGCGACATCTGGGCGCCGGACCCCGCCTGCGTGCTCGAGGACCACGAGATCGGCGTCGCGGAGGCGAGCGTCCGGGCGGCGCGAAATTGA
- the nirK gene encoding nitrite reductase, copper-containing, producing MRRVTYVFLAVAVGICATTAQADKPSKAKGLPRVKQELVAPPMVPKHSIKAEGGPKIVEVRMEVEELKIVIDPEGTTVQAMTFNGTVPGPLIVVHEGDYVELTLVNRSRKAPGVENPEYWTGFSGNVMSHKIDFHAATGALGGAGLTLIAPGQEAVLRFKATRPGVFVYHCAPGGAMIPYHVVAGMNGAIMVLPRNGLKDGKGNPLSYDKAYYIGEQDFYVPKGSDGKYKSYDSPLTAMPDMLETMLTNNPSHVVFNGAVGALTGDHSLKSKVGETVMFIHSQANRDTRPHLIGGHGSYVWATGSFNDPPDTNQETWFIPGGTAGAAIYTFEQPGLYVYLNHNLIDAVLKGAAAHVKVEGEWNNDLMEQVKAPGPIETK from the coding sequence ATGAGACGAGTCACGTACGTGTTCCTGGCCGTGGCGGTCGGCATCTGCGCGACCACTGCGCAGGCCGACAAGCCCTCGAAGGCGAAGGGGCTGCCGCGCGTGAAGCAGGAGCTGGTGGCACCGCCGATGGTGCCGAAGCACTCCATCAAGGCCGAGGGCGGTCCGAAGATCGTCGAGGTCCGCATGGAGGTCGAAGAGCTCAAGATCGTGATCGACCCCGAAGGGACGACGGTCCAGGCGATGACCTTCAACGGCACCGTCCCGGGGCCGCTGATCGTCGTCCACGAGGGTGACTACGTGGAGCTCACTCTGGTCAATCGCTCGAGGAAGGCGCCCGGCGTGGAGAATCCCGAGTACTGGACCGGCTTCTCCGGCAACGTGATGAGCCACAAGATCGACTTCCACGCCGCCACTGGAGCTCTCGGCGGAGCCGGCCTAACGCTAATCGCGCCGGGCCAGGAGGCAGTGCTGCGCTTCAAGGCGACCCGGCCAGGTGTCTTCGTCTACCACTGCGCGCCGGGCGGGGCGATGATTCCCTACCACGTCGTTGCCGGCATGAACGGCGCGATCATGGTGCTGCCGCGGAACGGCCTGAAGGACGGCAAGGGGAACCCCCTCAGCTACGACAAGGCCTATTACATCGGCGAGCAGGACTTCTACGTGCCCAAGGGTTCGGACGGAAAGTACAAGAGCTACGACTCACCGCTCACGGCGATGCCCGACATGCTCGAGACGATGCTCACCAACAATCCGAGCCACGTGGTGTTCAACGGTGCCGTCGGCGCGCTCACCGGCGATCACTCGCTGAAGTCGAAGGTCGGCGAGACGGTCATGTTCATCCACTCGCAGGCGAACCGCGACACGCGCCCGCACCTGATCGGTGGCCACGGCAGCTACGTCTGGGCTACCGGCTCCTTCAACGATCCTCCGGACACGAACCAGGAGACCTGGTTCATCCCCGGCGGGACCGCGGGCGCCGCCATCTATACCTTCGAGCAGCCGGGCCTGTACGTGTACCTCAACCACAACCTGATCGACGCGGTGCTGAAGGGAGCCGCCGCGCACGTGAAGGTCGAGGGTGAGTGGAACAACGACCTGATGGAGCAGGTCAAGGCTCCGGGTCCGATCGAGACCAAGTGA